ACCCGCCCAGCCGATCTCCTCCCAGACCGGCGCGGGAAGCGGCTCGGTGGCGATGACGAGCGAGCGCACCGGCGCGAGCCGGCGACGCTGTCCCGGCAGCTCGCAGGAGTAGCCCTCTGTGGCCTGGACGACGACCTCGGCGCGCACCGTTGCGTGCGGCGTGACCAACGCACCGGGTCGTACGTCGAGCACGGCCGTGTGCTCGAAGATCTCGCCGCCCTGCGCTTCGACCGCCTGCGCCAGCCGGCGGACCAGCATGCCGGGGTGGATGGCCGCACAGTCGGGGTCGAAGACCGCGCCGCTGGCCCCCGCCACCCGCACTCGGGCGCGGGTGGCGTCCTGCGAGAGCCAGCCGTCCCGGTCGCCGAGTCGGTGCGTCTGCGCGGCGCCGCGCGCCAGGGTCAGCGTGCCGCCTTTCGCGTAGGGGACGTCGTGCTCGCGGCACCAGGCGCCGATCTCGTCGACCACGCGCACCAGCGCGCGCCGCATCGCACCCGAGGGGTCGCGACCAGGGAACAGTGCCGAGCACCAACCGCCGTTTCGCCCGGAGGCGCCCCATCCCGCGATCTCCCGCTCGATGACGGCAACCCGCAGCGACGGCTCGCGACGCAGGAGGTGGTGTGCCGTCCACAGCCCGGTGTACCCGGCGCCGACGATCGCGACGTCCGCGCTGCGGTCGCCGGGCAGCTGCGGTCGCGGTGTCAGGTCCTCGCCACAGGTGTCCAGCCAGAGCGAGCGATTCGTCACTCGCGGCTTCGGCGCTCGGAAGGTCAGAGCTTCGTCCAGGCCTCGGTCAGCACACCGCGCAGGATTTGTTCCATCTCCTCGAATTGGGCGGGCTCGCAGATCAACGGCGGCGCCAGCTGGATCACCGGGTCGCCGCGGTCGTCGGCACGACACACCAGCCCCGCCTCGAACAGTGCCGGCGACAGGAAGCCGCGCAGCAGCCGCTCGCTCTCGGCGTCGTCGAACGTCTCTCGGGTCGCCTTGTCCTTGACGAGCTCGATCCCGTAGAAGTAGCCGTCGCCGCGTACGTCGCCGACGATCGGCAGGTCGCGCAGGCGCTCCATCGCGGCCCGGAAGCCGGCCTCGTTCGACAGCACGTGCGGCAGGAGGCCGTCGCGCTCGAAGATGTCGAGGTTCGCCATCGCGACGGCGCACGACACCGGATGGCCGGCGAACGTGATGCCGTGCAGGAACGAGTTGGTCCCGGACAGGTAGGGCTCGATCAGCCGGTCGGAGACCAGCATGGCGCCGATCGGCGAGTAGCCGCTCGTCATTCCTTTGGCCACGGTGATGATGTCCGGCGTGTAGCCGTAGCGCTGTGCGCCGAACCAGTGGCCGAGCCGGCCGAACGCGCAGATCACCTCGTCGCTGACCATCAGCACGCCGTACCGGTCACAGATCTCGCGTACCCGCGCGAAGTACCCCGGGGGCGGTGTGAAGCAGCCCCCGGAGTTCTGCACCGGCTCGAGGAACACCGCCGCGACCGAGGACGGACCCTCGCGCAAGATGGCGCGCTCTATCTCCTCTGCCGCCCACACCCCGAAGCGTTCGAGGTCGTCGCCGTGCTCGGGCGCGCGGTAGAAGTTCGTGTTGGGGACCCGCACGCCGCCTGGAACGAGCGGCTCGAACGGCGCCTTGATGGCTGGCACCCCAGTGATGGACAGCGCGCCGAGCGTCGTGCCGTGGTAGGCGATCTCGCGGCTGATGACCTTGTAGCGGCCGGGTTCGCCGGTCAGCTGGAAGTACTGGCGGGCGAGCTTCCAGGCGCTCTCGACGGCTTCCGAGCCGCCGGTGGTGAAGAACACCCGGTTGAGGTCGCCAGGCGCGTAGGACGCCAGACGTTCGGCGAGCTCGACGGCACTCGGATGGGCGTAGCCCCACAGCGGGAAGTAGCCGAGCTGCGTGGCCTGCTTGCCCGCCGCGTCGGCGAGCTCCTGCCGGCCGTGCCCGGCTTGCACGACGAACAGGCCGGACAGGCCGTCGAGGTAGCGCTTGCCGTGGCTGTCCCAGACGTAGGCACCCTCACCGCGTTCGATGATGGGCACCTCGTGGTCGGCGTACGCCGACATCCGAGTGAAGTGCATCCAGAGATGGCGGCGAGCCGCCTCGGACAGGTCCGAGCTCGTGCCAGCGGTGCCGGGGCCAGTGGACATGGGGCGCCTCCGCGCAAGATCAGCTTCTGTTCCGACACTAGTGTCCCTGCCGGTCGCGGCGAGGCAGGATGGCCGCATGGAGCTGCGCAACTTTGTCGGGGGCAGGTCGGTCGCTGCCAAGAGCGGCCGGACGATCGACGTGGTGGACCCGTCGACCGGGGAGGTCTACGCCCAGGCGCCGGTCTCGGGTGACGAGGACGTCGACGCGGCAATGTCCGCGGCGGAAAGCGGTTTCGCGGTCTGGCGCGAGAGCACTCCGTCGCAACGACAGAAGGCGCTGCTCGACATCGCGGATGCGATCGAGGCTCGCGCCGCGGAGATCGTCGACGTCGAGTGCCGCAACACCGGCAAGCCTCGCGGCCTGACGATGTCCGAGGAGATCCCGCCCGCGGTCGACCAGATCCGGTTCTTCGCC
This region of Mycobacteriales bacterium genomic DNA includes:
- a CDS encoding FAD-dependent oxidoreductase, with the protein product MTNRSLWLDTCGEDLTPRPQLPGDRSADVAIVGAGYTGLWTAHHLLRREPSLRVAVIEREIAGWGASGRNGGWCSALFPGRDPSGAMRRALVRVVDEIGAWCREHDVPYAKGGTLTLARGAAQTHRLGDRDGWLSQDATRARVRVAGASGAVFDPDCAAIHPGMLVRRLAQAVEAQGGEIFEHTAVLDVRPGALVTPHATVRAEVVVQATEGYSCELPGQRRRLAPVRSLVIATEPLPAPVWEEIGWAGRETLTDDRHLIVYAQRSHDDRIVLGGRGAPYRFGSRTDGEVGYARTHAALQRTMQELFPQAAAAAVTHRWGGVLGVPRDWMPSVRFDPVSGIARAGGYVGDGVACSALAGETLADLILGRDTDLTRLPWVGHRSPDWEPEPLRWLGICAMTAAMAAADRAERRTGRSSAVAAGLSRLIGKSG
- a CDS encoding aspartate aminotransferase family protein, with the translated sequence MSTGPGTAGTSSDLSEAARRHLWMHFTRMSAYADHEVPIIERGEGAYVWDSHGKRYLDGLSGLFVVQAGHGRQELADAAGKQATQLGYFPLWGYAHPSAVELAERLASYAPGDLNRVFFTTGGSEAVESAWKLARQYFQLTGEPGRYKVISREIAYHGTTLGALSITGVPAIKAPFEPLVPGGVRVPNTNFYRAPEHGDDLERFGVWAAEEIERAILREGPSSVAAVFLEPVQNSGGCFTPPPGYFARVREICDRYGVLMVSDEVICAFGRLGHWFGAQRYGYTPDIITVAKGMTSGYSPIGAMLVSDRLIEPYLSGTNSFLHGITFAGHPVSCAVAMANLDIFERDGLLPHVLSNEAGFRAAMERLRDLPIVGDVRGDGYFYGIELVKDKATRETFDDAESERLLRGFLSPALFEAGLVCRADDRGDPVIQLAPPLICEPAQFEEMEQILRGVLTEAWTKL